The Brachybacterium huguangmaarense genome contains a region encoding:
- the rpsP gene encoding 30S ribosomal protein S16 produces MAVKIRLKRMGKIRAPYYRIVVADSRKKRDGAVIEEIGKYHPTEEPSFIEVDSDRAQYWLGVGAQPTEQVAAILKVTGDWAKHTGEGDTAGSLKSAEAKQSAEDAIAEADKAAAASREKAAATKAEAPAEGAEEAPAEGERTEDAAEATTDEA; encoded by the coding sequence GTGGCCGTCAAGATCCGTCTCAAGCGCATGGGCAAGATCCGTGCACCGTACTACCGCATCGTCGTGGCCGACTCGCGCAAGAAGCGCGACGGCGCCGTGATCGAGGAGATCGGCAAGTACCACCCGACCGAGGAGCCCTCGTTCATCGAGGTCGACTCCGACCGTGCGCAGTACTGGCTCGGCGTCGGCGCGCAGCCGACCGAGCAGGTCGCCGCGATCCTCAAGGTCACCGGCGACTGGGCCAAGCACACGGGCGAGGGCGACACCGCCGGCTCGCTCAAGTCCGCCGAGGCCAAGCAGTCCGCCGAGGACGCGATCGCCGAGGCCGACAAGGCCGCCGCCGCGTCCCGCGAGAAGGCCGCCGCGACCAAGGCCGAGGCTCCTGCCGAGGGCGCCGAGGAGGCTCCCGCCGAGGGCGAGCGCACCGAGGACGCCGCCGAGGCCACCACCGACGAGGCCTGA
- a CDS encoding RNA-binding protein encodes MSARAEALDHLVRGIVDNPDDVRVTEKSTRRGPLLEVRVSPDDLGRVIGRSGRTARALRTVTSALSNEAIRVDIVDVDRRRGA; translated from the coding sequence ATGAGCGCTCGCGCCGAAGCCCTCGACCACCTCGTGCGCGGCATCGTCGACAACCCCGACGACGTCCGCGTCACGGAGAAGTCCACGCGCCGCGGACCGCTGCTCGAGGTCCGGGTCAGCCCCGACGACCTGGGCCGTGTGATCGGCCGCAGCGGCCGCACGGCGCGCGCGCTGCGCACCGTGACGTCCGCCCTGTCGAACGAGGCGATCCGCGTCGACATCGTGGACGTCGACCGGCGCCGAGGCGCGTGA
- a CDS encoding DivIVA domain-containing protein → MPLADDIDAIRFSPVRLTQGYDMDEVDGFLAEVRDAASGPDAGDRAGAMLPRVRSVRFTPVRVTEGYDMDEVDRFLDTVVLEGLERIVADEGDAMSREYIEHVLTVPDFPRGRLGTVYAIADVDDLVARTTAALGTSDDPEVSHRAALAVLEQARPRTLGGLAEGYRTKPVDERLSHVAELLRVR, encoded by the coding sequence ATGCCCCTGGCCGATGACATCGATGCGATCAGGTTCTCCCCCGTGCGCCTCACGCAGGGTTACGACATGGACGAGGTCGACGGCTTCCTCGCGGAGGTGAGGGACGCCGCGAGCGGGCCCGACGCCGGCGACCGCGCCGGCGCGATGCTCCCGCGGGTGCGCAGCGTGCGCTTCACGCCCGTGCGCGTGACCGAGGGCTACGACATGGACGAGGTCGACCGCTTCCTCGACACCGTCGTGCTCGAGGGGCTCGAGCGCATCGTCGCGGACGAGGGGGACGCCATGAGCCGGGAGTACATCGAGCACGTCCTGACCGTGCCGGACTTCCCGCGCGGGCGTCTGGGCACCGTGTACGCGATCGCCGACGTCGACGACCTCGTGGCGCGGACGACGGCCGCGCTCGGGACCTCGGACGACCCGGAGGTGTCGCACCGGGCCGCCCTCGCGGTGCTCGAGCAGGCACGCCCGCGCACCCTCGGCGGCCTCGCCGAGGGCTACCGCACCAAGCCCGTCGACGAGCGCCTGAGCCACGTCGCGGAGCTGCTGCGGGTCCGGTGA
- the rimM gene encoding ribosome maturation factor RimM (Essential for efficient processing of 16S rRNA), protein MTTLDVVIATIGKAHGLRGEVALVLRTDQPAERLAVGTAFAVTTPTGPRTLTVAATRTQQDRWYARFAEVADRTDAEALRGAELHLDVDPELEADEDPDAWYPSQLRGLTVRHVDGRELGTVADLEHYPAQDLLIVRTAAGRRVMLPFVEELVPEVDLEAGIVLADPPGGLFEELDEDDDTPERA, encoded by the coding sequence ATGACGACGCTCGACGTGGTGATCGCGACCATCGGCAAGGCGCACGGCCTGCGCGGCGAGGTCGCGCTCGTCCTCCGCACCGACCAGCCCGCCGAGCGCCTCGCCGTCGGCACCGCCTTCGCGGTGACGACGCCCACGGGGCCGCGCACCCTCACCGTCGCCGCGACCCGCACCCAGCAGGACCGCTGGTACGCGCGCTTCGCCGAGGTCGCCGACCGCACGGACGCGGAGGCGCTGCGCGGCGCCGAGCTGCACCTCGACGTCGACCCCGAGCTCGAGGCCGACGAGGACCCCGATGCCTGGTACCCCTCGCAGCTGCGCGGTCTCACGGTGCGCCACGTCGACGGCCGCGAGCTCGGCACCGTCGCCGATCTCGAGCACTACCCCGCGCAGGACCTGCTGATCGTGCGCACCGCCGCGGGACGGCGCGTCATGCTCCCCTTCGTCGAGGAGCTCGTCCCCGAGGTCGACCTCGAGGCGGGCATCGTGCTCGCCGATCCGCCGGGCGGCCTGTTCGAGGAGCTGGACGAGGACGACGACACGCCGGAACGGGCCTGA
- a CDS encoding DUF2469 domain-containing protein gives MSTQDLENYESDMELQLYREYRDVVSLFTYVVETERRFYLANQVDLQVRSGGGEVFYELTLADAWVWDVYRSSRFVRSVRVVTFKDVNIEELAKPDIALP, from the coding sequence GTGAGCACGCAGGATCTCGAGAACTACGAATCCGACATGGAGCTGCAGCTCTACCGCGAGTACCGCGACGTGGTCTCCCTGTTCACCTACGTGGTCGAGACCGAGCGTCGCTTCTACCTCGCCAACCAGGTGGACCTCCAGGTGCGCAGCGGCGGGGGAGAGGTGTTCTACGAGCTCACGCTCGCCGACGCCTGGGTCTGGGACGTGTACCGCTCGAGCCGTTTCGTGCGCTCGGTGCGGGTCGTGACGTTCAAGGACGTCAACATCGAAGAGCTCGCCAAGCCCGACATCGCCCTGCCCTGA
- the lepB gene encoding signal peptidase I yields the protein MDATASRRRRPHLGVVAAVVVLVLVAALVVRHVAVQTFWVPSASMSPTLRTGDVLLVDRTQRGTARRGEIVVFDGTEYFGPGRDGKRYWVKRVIGVGGDRVRCCDDAGHLTIDGTALDEPYLAPGTAPSDVAFDVEVPAGTVFVLGDNRADSSDSRDHLGSPGGGMIPEDRIVGEVRRIIWPIPRWGPVPSVGSRR from the coding sequence ATGGACGCGACGGCCTCACGGCGGCGGCGACCCCACCTCGGGGTCGTCGCCGCCGTCGTCGTGCTCGTGCTGGTCGCCGCCCTCGTGGTGCGCCACGTGGCCGTCCAGACCTTCTGGGTGCCGAGCGCCTCGATGAGCCCGACCCTGCGCACCGGCGACGTCCTGCTCGTCGACCGCACCCAGCGTGGAACCGCCCGGCGCGGCGAGATCGTCGTCTTCGACGGCACGGAGTACTTCGGCCCCGGCCGCGACGGCAAGCGCTACTGGGTCAAGCGCGTGATCGGGGTCGGGGGCGACCGGGTGCGGTGCTGCGACGACGCCGGGCACCTGACGATCGACGGCACCGCCCTCGACGAGCCCTATCTCGCGCCCGGCACCGCGCCGAGCGATGTCGCCTTCGACGTCGAGGTGCCCGCCGGCACCGTGTTCGTGCTCGGTGACAACCGCGCCGACTCCTCGGACTCGCGCGACCACCTCGGATCGCCCGGCGGCGGCATGATCCCCGAGGACAGGATCGTCGGTGAGGTGCGACGCATCATCTGGCCGATCCCTCGATGGGGCCCGGTGCCCTCGGTAGGATCGCGGCGATGA
- a CDS encoding YraN family protein, whose protein sequence is MDPTTTQTPHRADAPVRQMTRPQIGRLGEDIAAAHLAASGWQVLERNVRIARGEIDIVALDGPTLVFVEVKTRRTTLSGVPQAAVDDRKLRRLRLLASAYLMDHCPPHRDLRIDVLAIMVSDDAEPEIEHLRAVGA, encoded by the coding sequence ATGGACCCCACCACGACGCAGACACCCCACCGCGCCGACGCACCCGTCCGGCAGATGACACGGCCCCAGATCGGCCGGCTCGGCGAGGACATCGCCGCCGCCCACCTCGCCGCGAGCGGCTGGCAGGTGCTCGAGCGCAACGTGCGGATCGCACGCGGCGAGATCGACATCGTCGCCCTCGACGGCCCCACCCTCGTGTTCGTCGAGGTCAAGACCCGCCGCACGACCCTGTCCGGGGTGCCGCAGGCCGCGGTCGACGACCGCAAGCTGCGCCGTCTGCGACTGCTGGCCTCGGCCTACCTCATGGACCACTGCCCACCGCACCGCGACCTGCGCATCGACGTGCTGGCCATCATGGTCAGCGACGACGCCGAGCCCGAGATCGAGCACCTGCGGGCGGTGGGGGCATGA
- the rplS gene encoding 50S ribosomal protein L19 — protein sequence MQKLDELDKAQLRDDVPDFRPGDNVKVHVKVVEGNRSRVQVFQGYVIARQGDGIRETFRVRKISFGVGVERVFPVHAPTIDKIEVVTRGDVRRAKLYYLRGLTGKKARIKEKRTHS from the coding sequence ATGCAGAAGCTCGATGAGCTCGACAAGGCGCAGCTGCGCGACGACGTCCCCGACTTCCGTCCCGGCGACAACGTCAAGGTCCACGTGAAGGTCGTCGAGGGCAACCGCTCGCGCGTTCAGGTGTTCCAGGGCTACGTCATCGCCCGCCAGGGCGACGGCATCCGCGAGACCTTCCGGGTCCGCAAGATCTCGTTCGGCGTGGGCGTCGAGCGCGTCTTCCCGGTCCACGCCCCCACGATCGACAAGATCGAGGTCGTCACCCGCGGCGACGTGCGCCGCGCCAAGCTCTACTACCTGCGCGGCCTGACCGGCAAGAAGGCCCGCATCAAGGAGAAGCGCACCCACTCCTGA
- the lepB gene encoding signal peptidase I, with protein sequence MNETSPAESAPDVQAGAGGHRRSHAAGRRRRRRGGGWLDYVVTLLVALLIAILVKTFLVQPFFIPSTSMVPTLETDDKILVSKLTPGVFDLHRGDVVVFQDPGSWIPDEPGRTDGARYKVTKVLSYIGLAPDPAEDHLVKRLIGLPGDHVVCPEVGGKLQVNGTTIDEPYINPDTPACQWAFDVTVPAGSVWVMGDNRFASADSAYHDSRGEEAFVPESDITGKAFVVMWPVSHWNVLDAGEDAFTNVPDPS encoded by the coding sequence ATGAACGAGACGAGCCCGGCCGAATCCGCCCCCGACGTGCAGGCAGGGGCGGGCGGCCATCGCCGCTCGCACGCCGCGGGCCGGCGTCGGCGACGACGCGGCGGCGGCTGGCTCGACTACGTCGTCACCCTGCTGGTCGCACTGCTCATCGCGATCCTCGTCAAGACCTTCCTGGTCCAGCCCTTCTTCATTCCGTCCACCTCGATGGTCCCGACCCTCGAGACCGACGACAAGATCCTGGTCTCGAAGCTGACCCCGGGCGTGTTCGACCTGCACCGGGGCGACGTCGTCGTCTTCCAGGACCCGGGCAGCTGGATCCCCGACGAGCCGGGACGCACCGACGGCGCCCGCTACAAGGTCACCAAGGTCCTCAGCTACATCGGCCTGGCCCCGGACCCCGCCGAGGACCACCTCGTCAAGCGCCTCATCGGCCTCCCGGGCGACCACGTGGTCTGCCCCGAGGTCGGCGGGAAGCTCCAGGTCAACGGGACCACGATCGACGAGCCGTACATCAACCCCGACACCCCCGCCTGCCAGTGGGCCTTCGACGTGACCGTGCCCGCCGGCTCGGTGTGGGTGATGGGCGACAACCGCTTCGCCTCGGCCGACTCGGCGTACCACGACAGCCGCGGCGAGGAGGCCTTCGTGCCCGAGTCCGACATCACCGGCAAGGCGTTCGTGGTGATGTGGCCCGTGTCCCACTGGAACGTGCTCGACGCGGGCGAGGACGCGTTCACGAACGTCCCCGACCCGTCCTGA
- the trmD gene encoding tRNA (guanosine(37)-N1)-methyltransferase TrmD yields the protein MRIDVLTIFPDYLAPLELSLLGKARRDGLVDVRVHDLRDFTHDRHRTVDDSPLGGGAGMVMKPEPWAEALESVIAAGREELGDDAAPLIVFPNPAGAPFAQATAQSWSQRPWLLFACGRYEGIDERVYEHLAARGHELALASLGDYVLNGGEVAVLAITEAVVRLVPGVVGNAASLVEESHSDGLLEYPLYTRPATWTAPDGTVRAVPEILLSGDHARIAAWRAEQSRLRTAERRPDLLAPPAPGDAADTAPAS from the coding sequence ATGCGCATCGACGTCCTCACGATCTTCCCCGACTACCTCGCCCCGCTCGAGCTGTCGCTGCTGGGCAAGGCGCGCCGCGACGGCCTCGTCGACGTGCGCGTCCACGACCTGCGCGACTTCACCCACGACCGCCACCGCACGGTCGACGACAGCCCGCTCGGCGGCGGCGCCGGCATGGTCATGAAGCCCGAGCCGTGGGCCGAGGCCCTCGAGTCCGTCATCGCGGCGGGCCGCGAGGAGCTCGGCGACGACGCCGCCCCGCTGATCGTCTTCCCCAACCCCGCCGGGGCGCCGTTCGCCCAGGCCACCGCCCAGTCCTGGTCGCAGCGGCCGTGGCTGCTGTTCGCGTGCGGCCGCTACGAGGGCATCGACGAGCGCGTGTACGAGCACCTCGCGGCCCGCGGGCACGAGCTGGCCCTCGCGAGCCTCGGCGACTACGTGCTCAACGGCGGCGAGGTGGCCGTGCTCGCGATCACCGAGGCCGTCGTGCGTCTCGTGCCCGGAGTCGTCGGCAACGCCGCCTCGCTCGTCGAGGAGTCCCACTCCGACGGCCTGCTCGAATACCCCCTGTACACGCGGCCCGCCACGTGGACCGCCCCCGACGGCACCGTGCGTGCGGTGCCCGAGATCCTGCTGTCGGGCGACCACGCCCGGATCGCGGCCTGGCGGGCCGAGCAGTCCCGGCTCCGCACCGCCGAGCGGCGCCCCGACCTGCTGGCCCCGCCCGCGCCGGGTGACGCAGCCGACACCGCACCGGCCTCCTGA
- a CDS encoding ribonuclease HII, whose amino-acid sequence MTPSRTAASSAAASRIAASRTAASRAARRAPRPVVVPGYAAELDLAAALGGTGVVVGLDEVGRGALAGPVVVGACALRIEDGRVLTDLPAEVRDSKALTARRREALVDPIGAAAHAHALGWSSAAEIDERGIMGALTLAALRAIEGLGTAVHAVLLDGNVDVIGPHLRPGADGSVPRVGLRVGADRECRSVAAASVIAKVARDRHMVALAADAPDYRWDANKGYAAAAHREALRRLGPHPLHRRSWNLLGAAAAPAAARAQTPDVLWSADDETGPRGRNHGHGQQEDAR is encoded by the coding sequence ATGACCCCGTCCCGCACCGCCGCGTCCAGCGCGGCAGCATCGCGCATCGCCGCCTCCCGCACAGCAGCCTCTCGCGCGGCGCGCCGTGCCCCCCGCCCCGTCGTGGTGCCCGGCTACGCCGCCGAGCTCGACCTCGCCGCCGCCCTGGGCGGCACCGGGGTGGTCGTGGGCCTCGACGAGGTGGGTCGCGGGGCGCTCGCCGGCCCCGTCGTGGTCGGCGCGTGCGCGCTCCGCATCGAGGACGGCCGCGTGCTCACGGACCTGCCCGCCGAGGTGCGGGACTCCAAGGCCCTCACCGCACGGCGCCGCGAGGCGCTCGTCGACCCGATCGGCGCCGCGGCCCACGCGCACGCGCTCGGCTGGTCGAGCGCCGCCGAGATCGACGAGCGCGGCATCATGGGCGCGCTCACCCTGGCCGCCCTGCGCGCGATCGAGGGGCTCGGCACCGCGGTCCACGCGGTGCTGCTCGACGGCAACGTCGACGTGATCGGGCCGCACCTGCGTCCCGGCGCCGACGGGTCCGTGCCCCGCGTGGGGCTGCGCGTGGGGGCTGACCGCGAGTGCCGCAGCGTGGCCGCCGCGAGCGTGATCGCGAAGGTCGCGCGCGACCGCCACATGGTCGCCCTCGCCGCCGACGCCCCCGACTACCGCTGGGACGCCAACAAGGGCTATGCCGCGGCTGCGCACCGCGAGGCGCTGCGCAGACTCGGCCCCCACCCGCTGCACCGGCGCTCGTGGAACCTGCTCGGAGCCGCCGCGGCCCCCGCCGCCGCGAGGGCGCAGACGCCTGACGTACTGTGGTCCGCGGACGACGAGACCGGTCCGAGAGGCCGGAACCACGGCCATGGCCAGCAGGAGGACGCACGGTGA